Proteins found in one Nostoc sp. NIES-3756 genomic segment:
- a CDS encoding SMP-30/gluconolactonase/LRE family protein yields the protein MQKRLAPQLNNFYQNCIRYIKKLTRNRNFQGLKIYLLILTIVMVVIINPIGHYLPWIANKLPTNTDIITRNTSAQLIDQESNKTSNKPAYKTSWIGNTFGGKKWVQIQMAGMYVAPNGTIYVTSHWDEAGREVGIYKDGDVIGKFDDLHGWGRLGGVAITGNQKYMYIAMQQAKEGKPGEDYPPEGTTWYNVRRYDLSGKPAPFPGGRGWDKSMVIVNTKKEVTGLATRGNELYVSDPASDRILVYHTDTMQELRSFSVTNPGAIAIDNQNNLWIAQNKKVVSYSPQGKQLPQQITDIANPTAIAFDSQGRLLVADNGKRQQILIYKITNKPVQVGTFGTKGGIYAGIPGEVQDLKLNGITGVGTDKSGNIYITNNGFSNSGADLRKFSSSGKLQWRLLGLQFLDNADADPETDGRDVFTKDEHFVMDYSKNNGKEWTYKAFTLDKFRYPDDGRLHATPTAAFVRRLGGKRLLYLSSEMMAERLLIYRFDGEIAVPCGIFGKNHLSWPANQPKNASWLWHDTNGDGAIQSNEYKILGEEDGSVWGWEIDSKGDIWQAAEAGYIKRYPYQKLDKHGCPVYGKAAGGKIPMPAPFKTLTRIKYFPKQDVMYLGGYTSDRPNIDGDWGLVGTEIIRYDNWSKKRKIKWRIALPYETKSDPKLHIKAMDIVGDRVFAVDSKKAGVYVYKASTGEQVQILKPGIEVGGESGWIDVPYGIRAFRRSNGEYLVFVEENAKGKVMMYRLPG from the coding sequence ATGCAGAAAAGATTAGCTCCGCAGTTAAATAATTTTTACCAGAACTGTATTCGGTATATCAAGAAACTAACTCGTAATCGCAACTTCCAAGGTTTGAAAATATATCTGCTAATTCTCACTATAGTTATGGTGGTAATTATTAATCCTATAGGTCATTATCTGCCTTGGATTGCAAATAAATTACCAACAAACACTGACATAATCACTCGCAATACATCTGCACAACTAATTGATCAAGAATCAAATAAAACCTCGAATAAACCAGCCTATAAAACCTCTTGGATAGGAAATACTTTTGGTGGTAAAAAGTGGGTGCAAATCCAAATGGCAGGAATGTATGTTGCCCCAAATGGCACAATTTACGTTACCAGTCATTGGGATGAAGCTGGTAGAGAAGTAGGTATTTATAAAGATGGTGATGTGATTGGTAAATTTGACGATTTACATGGCTGGGGAAGACTGGGAGGAGTAGCTATTACTGGCAATCAAAAGTATATGTATATAGCTATGCAGCAAGCAAAAGAAGGGAAACCAGGGGAAGATTACCCGCCAGAAGGAACTACTTGGTACAACGTCAGACGCTATGACTTATCCGGAAAACCTGCACCTTTTCCTGGGGGGCGTGGTTGGGATAAAAGTATGGTAATTGTCAATACTAAAAAAGAAGTTACGGGATTGGCAACTAGAGGCAATGAGTTATATGTGAGTGATCCTGCAAGCGATCGCATTCTTGTTTATCATACCGATACCATGCAGGAACTACGCAGCTTTAGCGTAACTAATCCAGGGGCGATCGCTATCGATAATCAGAATAACCTATGGATTGCGCAAAACAAAAAAGTTGTCTCTTATTCACCACAGGGTAAACAACTACCCCAACAAATCACCGATATTGCTAACCCGACTGCGATCGCTTTTGATTCTCAAGGTAGACTCCTAGTGGCTGACAACGGTAAGCGTCAACAGATACTCATCTATAAAATTACCAATAAACCAGTACAGGTAGGTACTTTTGGGACAAAAGGCGGTATTTACGCAGGTATTCCTGGAGAAGTCCAAGATTTGAAACTCAATGGAATTACCGGAGTAGGTACAGATAAAAGCGGCAATATTTACATTACTAATAACGGATTTAGTAACAGTGGTGCTGACTTAAGAAAGTTTTCGTCATCGGGAAAACTCCAGTGGCGTTTACTTGGTTTGCAATTCTTAGATAACGCCGATGCTGATCCTGAAACTGATGGTAGAGATGTGTTCACAAAAGACGAACACTTTGTCATGGACTACAGCAAAAATAACGGCAAAGAATGGACGTATAAAGCATTTACCTTAGACAAGTTCCGCTATCCAGATGATGGACGACTCCACGCCACACCCACAGCCGCCTTTGTCCGTCGCTTAGGTGGAAAACGTTTACTATATCTATCCTCAGAAATGATGGCAGAACGCCTGTTAATTTATCGTTTCGATGGAGAGATAGCTGTTCCTTGCGGCATATTTGGCAAAAACCATCTTAGTTGGCCTGCTAACCAGCCAAAAAATGCCAGTTGGTTATGGCACGATACAAATGGTGATGGTGCAATTCAAAGCAACGAATACAAAATCTTAGGTGAAGAAGATGGTTCCGTTTGGGGTTGGGAAATAGACAGCAAAGGAGATATTTGGCAAGCCGCCGAAGCTGGCTATATTAAACGTTATCCCTATCAAAAATTAGATAAACATGGCTGTCCAGTTTATGGAAAAGCTGCTGGCGGAAAAATACCCATGCCAGCGCCTTTTAAGACTTTAACAAGAATCAAGTACTTCCCCAAACAAGATGTAATGTATCTGGGGGGTTATACTAGCGATCGCCCAAATATTGATGGTGATTGGGGGTTAGTTGGCACAGAAATTATCCGCTACGACAATTGGAGCAAGAAAAGAAAGATTAAATGGAGAATAGCCCTTCCCTACGAGACTAAATCTGACCCCAAACTGCATATTAAAGCAATGGATATTGTAGGAGATAGGGTTTTTGCAGTTGATAGTAAAAAGGCAGGGGTTTACGTTTATAAAGCCAGCACAGGAGAACAAGTTCAAATTTTAAAACCCGGCATAGAAGTAGGAGGTGAAAGCGGCTGGATAGATGTACCCTACGGCATCCGTGCTTTTCGTCGTTCCAATGGTGAATATTTAGTATTTGTGGAAGAGAACGCCAAAGGAAAAGTAATGATGTATCGATTACCTGGTTAG
- a CDS encoding macrolide 2'-phosphotransferase, translating to MTESVSEDYQIRTILSIADKNGFILDAENLNINKSGMDFITTFATAKEDNTKWILRFPRRQDVLERMYYEREVLELVKSQVDVSVPIWKIVSDELVAYPLLKGSPAGTIDPDIGDYVWYIDPKSPPAVYISSVAKTLAQLHRTSIEVVKQFSIRVKTVDQVRQSMAENMEKTRELLGVSDTRWTRWQDWIANDALWPEHSALIHGDFHPGHTLVDKDGNLIGLIDWTEAAVSDPAKDFICVYAIFGEQVLQDMLEHYQTAGGIVWSYMKEHIIELWNAHPVEYALFALLTGKEEHMAGARASLAWSG from the coding sequence ATGACTGAATCTGTTAGTGAAGACTACCAAATCAGGACAATACTCAGCATTGCTGACAAAAATGGCTTCATTTTAGACGCAGAGAACTTAAATATTAACAAATCCGGAATGGATTTCATCACTACGTTTGCTACTGCCAAAGAGGATAATACCAAATGGATATTGCGATTTCCTAGAAGACAAGATGTTCTTGAGCGTATGTATTATGAAAGAGAAGTTCTTGAACTGGTAAAAAGCCAAGTCGATGTGAGCGTTCCCATATGGAAAATTGTTTCGGATGAACTGGTTGCCTATCCGCTATTAAAGGGAAGTCCTGCCGGAACCATAGATCCAGATATCGGCGATTATGTATGGTACATTGATCCGAAGTCCCCACCTGCTGTATACATTTCTTCTGTGGCAAAAACACTGGCGCAACTCCATAGAACAAGCATTGAGGTAGTGAAACAATTCAGTATCCGAGTTAAAACAGTTGATCAAGTGCGGCAATCTATGGCAGAGAATATGGAGAAGACCAGAGAACTGCTTGGTGTTTCTGATACACGCTGGACACGTTGGCAGGACTGGATTGCTAATGATGCCTTGTGGCCTGAGCATTCGGCTTTGATTCACGGAGACTTTCACCCCGGTCATACGCTTGTGGACAAAGACGGAAATTTGATAGGACTAATCGATTGGACAGAAGCCGCAGTGAGTGATCCTGCCAAAGATTTCATCTGTGTCTATGCCATCTTTGGTGAGCAAGTTCTCCAGGATATGCTTGAGCATTATCAAACTGCTGGTGGGATCGTATGGTCTTATATGAAGGAACACATCATAGAACTCTGGAATGCTCATCCCGTGGAATATGCCTTATTCGCCTTGCTAACTGGAAAGGAAGAACATATGGCCGGGGCTAGAGCCTCTTTAGCTTGGAGTGGATGA
- a CDS encoding TIGR04283 family arsenosugar biosynthesis glycosyltransferase, which produces MSQVSIVIPTLNEAVSLGRTLRQLTLLNPPAKEVIVVDGGSEDETIAIAKQHFELFHSVTDTQVIFSQRRGRSIQMNYGASFATGEILCFLHADTWVPYDLVAVIENTLAKPKVTCGGFISIMTGSQTTRWGISLHNYLKTYYAPLLFRPHLFFRGLRLLFGDQVMFCRRNDFWECGGFNEELPIMEDGDLCLKLVNKGRISLVNRIVQSSDRRVARWGSWKATAIYLYIGILWGIGVDANYLKKFYQDIR; this is translated from the coding sequence ATGTCTCAAGTTTCCATTGTCATTCCTACCTTAAATGAAGCAGTGAGTTTGGGACGGACACTGCGCCAGCTAACTTTGCTTAACCCCCCTGCAAAGGAAGTGATAGTAGTAGATGGTGGTAGCGAAGATGAGACAATAGCGATCGCCAAACAACACTTTGAGTTATTTCACTCAGTCACAGATACACAAGTTATCTTCTCTCAGCGTCGTGGACGTTCTATTCAGATGAACTACGGAGCGTCATTTGCTACTGGAGAGATTCTTTGCTTCCTTCACGCAGATACCTGGGTTCCCTATGACTTAGTTGCTGTTATCGAAAACACTTTAGCAAAACCAAAAGTTACCTGTGGTGGGTTTATTTCCATCATGACAGGTTCTCAAACCACTCGCTGGGGTATTTCCCTACACAATTACCTCAAAACCTACTACGCACCTCTATTATTTAGACCCCACTTATTTTTTCGAGGTTTGCGCCTGTTATTTGGGGATCAGGTAATGTTCTGTCGTCGAAATGACTTCTGGGAGTGTGGCGGATTTAATGAAGAATTACCAATTATGGAAGACGGTGATTTATGCCTTAAATTGGTAAACAAAGGACGTATTTCTTTAGTAAACCGCATTGTCCAAAGTTCCGATCGCCGTGTGGCACGTTGGGGTAGTTGGAAAGCAACCGCTATCTATCTCTACATCGGTATTTTATGGGGAATTGGTGTTGATGCCAATTATCTCAAAAAGTTTTATCAAGATATTCGTTAA
- a CDS encoding DOMON-like domain-containing protein: MSQQTFSLQPFPSAEVPPVQITGNISRDDNQLIINYQLIGNLQEIVIAKPSDTPTRQHELWQDTCFEFFLGIKNSQRYWEFNLSPAGHWNIYRFDSYRQGMQEETAFSVLPFRVENKSDSLVLALNLDLDKIISSAQLVDVAITTVIKQESGDINYLALVHKGKEADFHIRDSFIVEL; this comes from the coding sequence ATGAGTCAACAAACTTTCTCCTTACAACCCTTTCCCTCGGCTGAGGTTCCACCTGTGCAAATTACAGGTAATATCAGCCGAGATGATAATCAACTCATTATTAATTATCAACTTATCGGTAACTTACAAGAAATTGTCATTGCCAAACCCTCAGACACACCAACACGCCAACATGAACTATGGCAAGATACTTGTTTTGAGTTCTTTCTTGGGATAAAGAACTCTCAACGCTATTGGGAATTTAATCTCTCCCCGGCTGGACATTGGAATATTTATAGATTCGATAGTTACCGTCAAGGAATGCAGGAAGAAACAGCCTTTAGCGTACTTCCTTTTAGAGTTGAAAATAAATCAGATAGTTTAGTGCTTGCTTTGAATTTAGATTTAGATAAAATTATCTCTTCAGCACAACTTGTTGATGTGGCAATTACTACCGTTATTAAGCAAGAAAGTGGTGATATAAATTACTTGGCTCTAGTTCATAAAGGTAAGGAAGCTGATTTCCATATCAGAGATAGCTTTATAGTTGAACTTTGA
- a CDS encoding phosphotransferase enzyme family protein: MTEVTSRQAVINLADIANKFTLQGKVTNVHNFGSGNINDTFLVTVDSLTEKHFILQRINTQVFRQPELIMQNMRIYSDHVQKRLQHTPLNRRWEVPRVLSTKDHHDYCTDVNGDFWRAISFIEKSQSFDTMQNLAQAQEIGYALGMFHNLISDLPPETMADTLAGFHITPLYLHHYEQVLPTSTQQPSPELDYCLKFVSDRRTYAHILEDAKTEGKLPLRLMHGDPKINNIMFDTTTHQAVSVIDLDTVKPGLVHYDIGDCLRSGCNPAGEETEHWQSVYFDTDLCQGILQGYLSVAKAFLTENDYAYMYDAIRLIAFELGLRFFADYLAGNVYFKIKYPEHNLVRALVQFKLTESIESQAAKIQTIIQDMK, encoded by the coding sequence ATGACAGAAGTTACAAGTAGACAAGCTGTGATTAATTTAGCTGATATTGCCAATAAATTTACGCTTCAAGGTAAAGTGACCAATGTACATAACTTTGGCAGTGGCAATATCAATGATACTTTTTTAGTAACTGTTGATTCTTTAACAGAAAAGCATTTTATACTGCAACGCATCAACACCCAAGTATTTCGTCAGCCTGAACTGATCATGCAGAATATGCGGATATACAGTGATCATGTTCAAAAACGTCTACAACACACACCTCTTAACCGTCGTTGGGAAGTACCGCGTGTACTCTCCACCAAAGATCATCATGACTATTGCACTGATGTTAACGGTGATTTTTGGCGGGCGATTAGTTTTATCGAAAAGTCGCAATCTTTCGACACCATGCAGAACTTAGCCCAAGCCCAAGAAATTGGCTATGCTTTGGGGATGTTTCACAACTTAATCAGCGACTTACCACCGGAAACAATGGCGGATACCCTGGCTGGTTTCCACATTACACCACTTTATCTGCACCACTACGAACAAGTATTACCTACAAGTACACAGCAACCATCCCCAGAATTAGATTATTGCTTAAAATTTGTCAGCGATCGCCGAACTTATGCACATATCCTAGAAGATGCTAAAACTGAAGGTAAATTGCCGTTACGCTTAATGCACGGTGATCCAAAAATTAACAATATCATGTTTGACACGACAACCCACCAAGCTGTGAGCGTCATTGACTTAGATACAGTTAAACCGGGTTTAGTACATTATGACATTGGTGATTGTTTGCGATCGGGTTGCAATCCGGCTGGGGAAGAAACAGAACATTGGCAAAGCGTTTATTTCGACACAGATTTATGTCAAGGAATTTTACAGGGTTATCTGTCGGTAGCAAAGGCATTTCTTACCGAGAATGATTACGCATATATGTATGATGCTATACGCCTCATCGCCTTTGAATTAGGGTTAAGATTCTTCGCTGACTATTTAGCTGGGAATGTTTATTTTAAAATTAAATACCCAGAACATAACTTAGTCAGGGCGCTTGTGCAATTTAAACTCACAGAAAGTATTGAGTCTCAAGCCGCCAAGATTCAAACAATTATTCAAGATATGAAATGA
- a CDS encoding P-II family nitrogen regulator, with protein MSDSGTTLEPAVLITIIGETVLKDRIVKLLKSHNVSGYTISQVQGEGGHGRRLADLAGYNTNIQIKTIVSLEVSDEILCALQEDHGKHALIAFRHNIEGFY; from the coding sequence ATGTCAGACTCAGGCACTACCTTAGAACCTGCTGTTTTAATCACTATCATTGGTGAAACGGTCTTAAAAGACCGTATTGTTAAACTACTAAAAAGCCATAATGTAAGCGGCTATACCATCAGCCAAGTGCAAGGTGAAGGTGGACACGGAAGACGATTAGCAGATTTAGCAGGCTACAATACTAACATTCAAATCAAGACAATAGTGTCATTGGAAGTATCTGATGAGATCCTTTGTGCGCTACAAGAGGATCATGGTAAGCACGCCTTAATCGCTTTTCGACACAACATAGAAGGCTTTTATTGA
- a CDS encoding RNA recognition motif domain-containing protein, with translation MSVYVGNLSYEVTEDTLNAVFAEYGSVKRVQLPTDRETGRVRGFGFVEMGTDAEETAAIEALDGAEWMGRDLKVNKAKPKEDRNSFGGSRGSFGGRNRY, from the coding sequence ATGTCAGTTTATGTAGGCAATCTTTCTTATGAAGTTACAGAAGATACTTTGAATGCAGTTTTTGCAGAATATGGTTCTGTGAAGCGAGTTCAGCTACCTACCGACCGTGAAACAGGTCGTGTACGGGGTTTTGGTTTTGTGGAAATGGGTACAGATGCAGAAGAAACAGCTGCAATTGAAGCACTTGATGGTGCTGAGTGGATGGGACGTGACTTGAAAGTTAATAAGGCTAAACCTAAAGAAGATAGAAATTCATTTGGTGGTAGTCGGGGAAGCTTTGGCGGACGTAACCGTTACTAA
- a CDS encoding alpha/beta fold hydrolase encodes MLFMPPNFLLVWLVQLISPAVLGGGIYILYKWYEGELTGVGYLIGGLVMVLWTFGGRFISLPLLRRRGVDEPKLMRSKTVKRLPRDDGSVLQVEFYGPEDGQPIILSHGWGPNSTVWYYAKKQLSDGVPPSIADRFRVIVWDLPGLGKSERPKNNDYSIEKYARDLQAVIDIAGNKPVILLGHSMGGMINLTFCRLFPEYLRSRVASLILVDTTYTNPLKTCIFNRLLRKLQKPLLEPLLYLTIVLSPFLWLMTWLSYLNGLLYISVELSGFTGTETRGQLDFAALLSAFASPGVLARGTLGMFHYDETRTLGTINIPVLVVSGVADIATLPQASDRMNAELPDSQRVSIKPGGHMALMEQNQQFSQAVREFCNRGIGV; translated from the coding sequence ATGCTGTTCATGCCTCCTAATTTTCTACTTGTATGGCTAGTACAACTGATTTCTCCGGCTGTACTAGGTGGAGGAATTTATATTCTGTATAAGTGGTATGAAGGGGAACTAACCGGAGTAGGTTATTTAATCGGCGGACTGGTAATGGTTCTGTGGACTTTTGGTGGGAGGTTTATCAGTTTACCGCTTCTGCGTCGCCGTGGTGTTGATGAACCTAAACTCATGCGTAGCAAAACAGTAAAACGTTTGCCAAGGGATGATGGAAGCGTTTTGCAAGTAGAGTTTTACGGCCCGGAGGATGGACAGCCGATTATCTTGTCTCACGGCTGGGGGCCTAACAGTACAGTATGGTATTATGCCAAAAAACAGTTGAGCGATGGCGTTCCGCCCAGCATAGCTGATCGCTTTCGCGTCATCGTTTGGGATTTACCAGGATTGGGAAAATCGGAGCGTCCGAAAAATAACGATTATTCTATCGAAAAGTATGCCCGTGATTTGCAAGCTGTGATTGACATCGCAGGTAATAAACCAGTAATTTTATTGGGTCACAGTATGGGAGGTATGATTAACCTCACATTTTGCCGACTGTTCCCTGAATATTTAAGAAGTCGGGTAGCTAGTTTAATTCTTGTTGATACTACCTATACTAATCCTTTGAAAACTTGTATCTTCAACCGCTTGTTACGCAAATTGCAGAAGCCGTTGCTAGAACCTCTACTATACTTAACTATCGTGTTATCACCGTTTTTGTGGTTGATGACTTGGCTTTCTTATCTCAACGGCTTACTTTACATCAGTGTAGAACTATCGGGTTTTACCGGCACAGAAACGCGAGGACAACTTGATTTCGCCGCCTTATTATCTGCATTTGCTTCTCCTGGCGTTCTGGCTCGTGGCACACTAGGAATGTTTCACTACGACGAAACCAGAACGCTGGGAACGATTAATATACCTGTGTTGGTGGTTTCTGGTGTGGCTGATATTGCTACTTTACCCCAAGCAAGCGATCGCATGAATGCAGAATTACCCGACTCCCAAAGAGTATCCATCAAGCCAGGCGGACACATGGCGTTGATGGAACAGAATCAGCAATTTAGTCAGGCTGTGCGGGAATTTTGTAATAGGGGTATAGGGGTTTAG
- a CDS encoding phosphodiester glycosidase family protein has translation MKKIWLLSLTIASLGISLLWLNVRSFSQPTSSTFPKVQPSPTTTIRYIERTLPQGIAHILVIPANSLFVVTGAISPKVNTVEEFAQKHKTIAIFNAGFFDPANQKSTSHVVIAGQRMADPKDNERLVNNPQLKPYLNLIFNRSEFRRYLCGKITRYAIALHNESPPADCRLIDAIGAGPRLLPQLTSEQEGFVDRTNGRDALGSEQPNARTAVGITRDGSIILVMVAQKPSQPSNSGISLIQLAQLMKTLGASEAMNLDGGSSSSLYYKGKTVYGKVDLQGKYIKRPVKSVLLVKPR, from the coding sequence ATGAAAAAAATCTGGCTGCTGAGTTTAACAATAGCAAGTTTAGGAATATCACTGTTGTGGTTAAACGTACGCTCTTTCTCCCAACCCACATCTTCTACATTTCCCAAAGTACAGCCTTCACCAACAACAACCATCCGCTACATTGAGCGCACCTTACCCCAAGGTATAGCCCATATTTTGGTAATTCCAGCCAATAGCTTATTTGTGGTGACAGGCGCAATATCACCCAAGGTAAATACTGTAGAGGAATTTGCCCAGAAACACAAAACGATCGCTATCTTCAATGCAGGCTTTTTTGATCCAGCTAACCAAAAATCTACATCTCATGTTGTGATTGCAGGGCAACGGATGGCTGATCCCAAGGATAATGAGCGATTAGTGAACAACCCGCAGTTAAAGCCTTACCTGAATCTCATCTTTAATCGCAGCGAATTTCGTCGCTATCTATGCGGTAAGATTACTCGTTATGCGATCGCTCTGCATAACGAATCACCCCCAGCAGATTGTCGTTTAATTGATGCCATCGGTGCAGGGCCTAGATTGTTACCACAACTGACATCAGAACAAGAGGGTTTTGTAGACAGAACCAATGGACGTGATGCGCTGGGGAGTGAACAGCCTAATGCGAGGACGGCTGTAGGTATTACTCGTGATGGCAGCATTATTTTAGTGATGGTTGCACAAAAACCTTCACAACCTAGTAATTCGGGCATATCTTTAATCCAATTAGCCCAATTGATGAAAACCCTTGGTGCATCTGAAGCGATGAACTTGGACGGTGGTAGTTCATCTTCGCTTTATTACAAAGGTAAAACTGTTTACGGAAAAGTTGATTTACAAGGTAAATACATTAAGCGCCCTGTGAAATCAGTTTTATTAGTTAAGCCTAGATAG
- a CDS encoding DUF547 domain-containing protein → MIDFEIWDQLLRQYVDAQGRVNYQAWKTEQPHALTQWLQHYQNRQIESNLNKLEQLALWINLYNAFTISTILERYPLDSILPRFLGIPNWLSFLWFFQRKAYYIFGEHYSLGQIEHQILREKLQEPRIHFAIVCASVGCPLLRAGAYFPEQVMQQLDEDASRFINNPEKACYDFSTQTLYCNKIFKWYRQDFLKAAPSLPEYIASYLRIDANLTTTTPISYVAYDWNLNDISH, encoded by the coding sequence ATGATTGATTTTGAAATTTGGGATCAGCTTTTGCGTCAATATGTTGATGCACAGGGTCGAGTCAATTATCAGGCATGGAAAACAGAACAACCTCATGCACTTACTCAATGGTTACAGCATTACCAAAATCGGCAGATTGAATCTAACTTAAATAAGTTAGAACAGTTAGCATTATGGATTAACCTCTACAATGCTTTTACTATTTCCACAATTTTAGAGCGGTATCCTCTAGATTCGATTTTGCCTCGATTTCTAGGTATTCCTAATTGGCTCAGTTTCTTATGGTTTTTTCAAAGAAAAGCTTATTACATCTTTGGTGAGCATTACAGTTTAGGGCAAATTGAGCATCAAATTCTTAGAGAGAAATTACAAGAACCTCGAATCCATTTTGCAATTGTTTGTGCTTCTGTTGGTTGTCCTTTACTACGTGCTGGTGCTTATTTCCCTGAACAAGTTATGCAGCAATTAGATGAAGATGCTAGCAGATTTATAAATAATCCAGAAAAAGCGTGTTATGATTTTTCAACTCAAACTCTCTACTGTAATAAAATCTTCAAGTGGTATCGTCAAGATTTTTTAAAGGCTGCACCTTCACTGCCAGAATATATTGCTTCTTACTTAAGAATAGATGCAAATTTGACTACCACAACTCCAATATCCTATGTTGCTTACGACTGGAACTTAAATGATATTAGTCATTAG
- a CDS encoding rhodanese-like domain-containing protein, with protein sequence MKLIKRSGYGLRNIALSLIQYLISSKFGNISKITTTEFAEWLLDATKPQPLVLDARSQVEYDVSHIQTAVRVDPLTPDFTALLSGSHNTPIVVYCSVGYRSAKIAQQLKNLGFPQVFNLSGGIFQWANEGRPIFKDDTSPVTLVHPYDAMWGNLLKYQYRDKSNHIN encoded by the coding sequence TTGAAGCTTATTAAACGCTCTGGTTATGGATTGAGAAATATAGCGCTAAGTTTAATTCAATACTTGATTAGTAGTAAGTTTGGAAATATTAGTAAAATTACTACAACAGAATTTGCTGAATGGCTGTTAGATGCTACAAAACCACAGCCGTTGGTATTAGATGCACGTAGTCAAGTAGAATATGATGTTAGTCATATTCAGACAGCAGTACGTGTTGATCCACTTACACCAGATTTCACAGCATTATTATCAGGTTCTCACAATACGCCAATAGTCGTATATTGTTCAGTCGGCTATCGTAGCGCCAAGATAGCCCAACAATTAAAAAATCTAGGATTTCCCCAGGTTTTTAACTTGAGTGGTGGTATTTTCCAATGGGCAAACGAAGGACGACCCATTTTTAAAGATGATACATCGCCAGTAACCTTAGTTCATCCCTATGACGCAATGTGGGGAAATCTGCTCAAATATCAATACCGTGACAAGTCAAATCATATTAATTGA
- a CDS encoding DUF2795 domain-containing protein: MFNISLNQLQNNLKTLSYPLSKKSLIKYAEEKGVDEQVLRFLKLLPSRQYESLGDVSNYIDELTITKVNPAQLRKNLKQVNYPLSKKDLIKYAEEKGVDEHILRALRCLPSKQYQTVDEVNEAINA, translated from the coding sequence ATGTTTAACATAAGTCTAAATCAACTACAAAATAACCTAAAAACTCTTAGCTATCCACTCAGCAAAAAATCATTAATTAAGTACGCTGAGGAAAAAGGTGTTGATGAACAAGTCCTAAGATTTTTGAAATTGTTGCCTTCTAGGCAGTATGAATCGTTAGGTGATGTCAGTAATTATATTGATGAACTGACTATAACTAAAGTTAATCCAGCACAGTTAAGGAAAAACTTGAAACAAGTTAATTATCCCCTGAGCAAAAAAGATTTGATTAAGTACGCTGAGGAAAAAGGTGTTGATGAGCATATTTTAAGAGCTTTAAGATGTTTACCATCAAAACAGTATCAAACAGTAGATGAGGTAAACGAAGCTATTAACGCATGA
- a CDS encoding DUF2214 family protein — protein sequence MWINAIVSYLHYLSFMLCFGALVLEGHTLKKELSLSEAWRIVISDAVYGISATIVLITGSLRVLYFGKGTDYYLSNSVFYIKVAVFLVVGLASLYPTISFIAWLTELQQGQTPKLELAKLKRLKWLLRVELIGLIFIPLLATIMARGIGAI from the coding sequence ATGTGGATAAATGCCATAGTCTCGTATTTGCATTATTTAAGCTTCATGTTGTGTTTTGGCGCTCTGGTATTAGAAGGACATACTCTCAAAAAAGAGTTAAGTCTGAGCGAAGCTTGGAGAATTGTTATTTCTGATGCAGTATATGGCATATCAGCCACTATTGTTTTAATCACAGGTAGTTTACGTGTTCTCTACTTTGGTAAAGGAACAGATTACTATTTAAGTAACTCCGTTTTCTACATCAAAGTAGCAGTTTTTCTAGTGGTAGGTTTAGCATCTCTCTATCCCACTATTAGTTTTATTGCTTGGTTAACCGAATTGCAACAAGGACAAACTCCAAAACTAGAATTAGCAAAACTGAAGCGTCTGAAATGGTTGCTGAGAGTTGAACTGATAGGCTTAATTTTCATCCCTCTGTTAGCAACAATTATGGCAAGAGGAATAGGTGCTATCTAG